One segment of Rubripirellula amarantea DNA contains the following:
- a CDS encoding sigma-54-dependent transcriptional regulator — translation MPSILVIDDDRTILALAEKTLSAIADVETAATASEGLAKLRRGSFDTVLLDIQLPDQNGLAVYCEIREFDRRIPVVFMTIEAASSTAIEAMQLGAFDYIGKPLSVEPLRDLIEKAIEQRQISSVPVAISADDTSTNDSSELFIGRSPAMLDVFKAIGKVSKQDVPILIRGESGTGKELVARALYQYSHRSEEVFLAVNCAALPDNLLESELFGHEKGSFTGAESRRIGKFEQCNGGTLFLDEIGDMAPSVQAKVLRVLQEQRFERVGGNKELTTDCRIIAATNRPLEEMVKDGDYREDLLYRLNGVTIELPPLRERLSDVPALIQFFMSQAKKEFNKPDLEGLSPEAVKLFSEYHWPGNVRQLRAVIRRCVLDSVMPVITPDGLPIEITKRGAAPTATNQETVDGAALPQLVKRLLAEKSTDVYAQSMQYMEKYVITEVLKSTDGNQSQAAEILGITRGKLRDRISTYNISLTSNVQVG, via the coding sequence ATGCCAAGCATTCTCGTCATTGATGACGATCGCACGATCTTGGCGTTGGCAGAAAAGACGCTATCTGCAATCGCTGACGTCGAAACGGCTGCCACAGCGTCCGAAGGGCTCGCCAAACTTCGTCGGGGAAGCTTCGACACAGTTTTGTTAGACATTCAGTTACCTGACCAAAATGGTTTGGCTGTCTATTGTGAGATTCGCGAATTTGACCGACGCATTCCAGTCGTGTTCATGACGATCGAAGCCGCTAGCAGCACCGCTATCGAGGCGATGCAACTTGGAGCATTCGATTACATCGGCAAACCACTATCGGTGGAGCCCCTGCGAGATCTAATCGAAAAAGCAATCGAGCAGCGCCAAATCAGTAGCGTTCCAGTCGCGATTAGTGCCGACGATACTTCCACCAATGATTCAAGCGAATTGTTTATTGGTCGATCGCCGGCCATGCTGGACGTTTTCAAGGCGATTGGGAAAGTGAGTAAGCAGGACGTCCCGATCCTTATTCGAGGCGAAAGTGGTACCGGGAAGGAACTTGTTGCGAGAGCCCTGTATCAGTACAGCCATCGGAGTGAGGAAGTGTTTCTGGCTGTGAACTGCGCGGCCCTCCCCGACAACCTTTTAGAGAGCGAGCTTTTTGGACACGAGAAAGGCTCCTTCACCGGCGCGGAATCACGACGCATCGGTAAGTTTGAACAATGCAATGGTGGAACACTATTCCTTGACGAGATTGGTGACATGGCACCGTCCGTTCAAGCAAAGGTTCTTCGCGTTCTGCAAGAGCAACGCTTTGAGCGTGTGGGTGGTAACAAGGAACTCACAACCGATTGTCGGATCATCGCAGCAACCAATCGACCGCTCGAAGAAATGGTTAAGGATGGCGATTATCGTGAGGACCTTCTCTACCGCCTCAATGGTGTGACGATCGAACTGCCACCTCTGCGAGAGCGGCTCAGTGATGTACCGGCGTTGATCCAGTTCTTTATGTCTCAGGCGAAAAAGGAATTCAATAAGCCAGACCTTGAAGGACTATCGCCTGAAGCAGTTAAATTGTTTTCGGAATACCATTGGCCCGGTAACGTTCGGCAGTTGCGTGCTGTTATTCGTCGATGTGTTCTCGATTCAGTGATGCCGGTGATTACGCCCGATGGATTGCCAATAGAGATCACTAAAAGAGGAGCGGCTCCCACCGCAACCAACCAAGAAACCGTCGACGGAGCCGCCCTTCCCCAACTTGTTAAGCGGTTGTTGGCCGAGAAGTCGACCGACGTGTACGCTCAGTCGATGCAGTACATGGAAAAGTACGTGATCACGGAGGTCTTAAAGTCGACCGATGGCAACCAAAGCCAAGCAGCCGAGATATTGGGCATCACGCGGGGTAAACTTCGGGATCGGATTTCTACCTACAACATTTCGCTAACCAGCAATGTCCAAGTTGGATAG
- a CDS encoding carboxylate-amine ligase, producing the protein MSKFIPSVGVEEEYQLVDPETGRLLPNCKEVMRQVGNDVTADIQHELHLTQIEMASTVCNTLDEVQTRVKQVRGQLIEAAKKTGAALVAAGTNPLPLPEVESFTPSRRYRVMSQRFQQIARDMLIFGCHVHVSIEDPSDGLQIMNQARRWLPLLQALSANSPFWDGEDTGYASYRRELWAQWPMAGPPPHFEDVDDYKSCVADLIQSGAIEDESYIYWDIRLPTKVPTIEFRSADVMLSVEETVGYTGLVRAIVMQATRDLREGKLNRPIRDNVLSYATWHAARYGVTKELVDPLYCKNYTAKDLIAMLLDHVRPSLDLSGDGEHIKGYLNQILQSGTGADRQRAVVGCNPELDDCDLSKVVQYAMMETASRGRNAGHLIEAE; encoded by the coding sequence GTGAGTAAATTCATTCCATCGGTTGGTGTTGAAGAAGAGTATCAGTTGGTAGATCCTGAAACCGGTCGTTTGCTTCCCAATTGCAAAGAAGTCATGAGGCAGGTTGGCAACGATGTGACGGCCGACATCCAACATGAACTGCATCTCACGCAGATTGAAATGGCGTCAACGGTTTGCAACACGCTGGATGAAGTGCAGACGCGTGTCAAGCAAGTTCGTGGTCAATTAATTGAAGCGGCAAAGAAGACCGGAGCCGCTTTGGTTGCTGCGGGCACGAACCCACTTCCTTTACCAGAAGTCGAATCGTTCACACCGAGTCGCCGATATCGCGTCATGAGTCAACGGTTTCAACAGATCGCTCGTGATATGCTGATCTTCGGTTGTCATGTCCACGTTTCAATCGAAGACCCATCGGATGGTTTGCAGATCATGAACCAGGCCCGACGGTGGTTGCCACTGCTTCAGGCATTGTCGGCGAATTCACCCTTCTGGGACGGCGAGGACACGGGATACGCGAGCTATCGTCGCGAACTGTGGGCGCAATGGCCAATGGCTGGTCCACCACCGCATTTTGAAGATGTAGACGACTACAAGTCTTGTGTCGCTGACCTCATCCAATCAGGTGCAATCGAAGACGAGAGCTACATCTATTGGGACATCCGTTTGCCGACCAAGGTTCCGACCATTGAATTCCGTAGTGCCGATGTGATGTTGTCGGTCGAAGAAACCGTTGGATACACCGGTTTGGTACGAGCGATCGTAATGCAAGCCACGCGGGATCTTCGAGAAGGAAAACTGAACCGACCTATTCGCGACAACGTGCTTTCCTACGCGACATGGCACGCTGCAAGGTATGGCGTTACCAAAGAACTGGTCGATCCGTTGTACTGCAAGAACTACACGGCCAAAGACTTAATTGCGATGCTGTTGGACCATGTTCGGCCATCGCTCGATTTGTCTGGAGACGGTGAGCACATCAAAGGGTATCTCAACCAAATTCTGCAATCGGGCACAGGTGCGGATCGTCAACGAGCTGTCGTGGGTTGCAACCCTGAACTTGACGATTGCGACCTCAGCAAGGTTGTGCAGTACGCGATGATGGAAACAGCATCTCGCGGACGAAACGCAGGTCATCTAATCGAGGCAGAATAA
- a CDS encoding amidohydrolase produces the protein MQSEAIELQDIVKRYAQSLAVRLREIRRYLHQRPELSEQEYETTEFIEDLIVTLGLTPHLAGDRRGAWVDLDASVSNQKHRVAIRGDIDALPIQTLLETSYASRVDCVMHACGHDAHATMAWGALAILTELANDNLLPDGTATRIIFQPAEETSTGGRHMIESGALEGVDSAIALHVDPSRPVGTFGYRDGAFTAGCDSFCMIINGQAGHGARPHLTGDTVGAAAHWISTIYERLPRHQDAREPIVVNVGQISGGHAANVVPAEVKLSGTLRTLSAESAMRARHQLMQISEALELTYSVTTQLTFGTHTPPVVNDIRVNSLLRFAASKIVGDANVRDIEQPSMGAEDFAFFASKVPAAMMRIGVAGVDVGSQPLHTPTFDIDESALVHGAAVLALAAIELSTGNLP, from the coding sequence ATGCAAAGCGAGGCAATCGAACTGCAAGACATAGTGAAACGCTATGCCCAATCGCTCGCAGTTCGCTTGCGTGAAATTCGCCGCTATTTGCATCAGCGACCTGAGCTTTCCGAACAAGAGTACGAAACAACGGAGTTCATCGAGGATCTAATCGTAACGCTTGGTTTGACTCCGCATCTAGCCGGCGACCGCAGGGGTGCCTGGGTGGATCTTGATGCCAGCGTGAGCAACCAGAAACACAGAGTCGCGATCCGAGGCGACATCGATGCCTTACCCATTCAAACACTACTTGAAACATCGTACGCAAGCCGAGTCGATTGTGTCATGCATGCCTGCGGACATGATGCGCATGCAACCATGGCCTGGGGCGCGCTAGCCATATTGACCGAACTGGCTAACGACAACTTGCTTCCCGACGGCACCGCGACTCGCATCATCTTTCAACCCGCTGAAGAAACAAGTACCGGCGGTCGTCATATGATTGAATCTGGTGCATTGGAGGGAGTCGATAGTGCCATCGCTCTTCATGTTGATCCGAGCCGTCCGGTTGGTACTTTCGGCTACCGTGACGGAGCGTTTACTGCCGGCTGTGATTCGTTTTGCATGATTATCAACGGTCAGGCTGGTCATGGTGCGAGACCTCACTTGACCGGCGATACGGTCGGTGCGGCGGCCCATTGGATAAGCACCATCTACGAACGGTTGCCCAGGCATCAAGACGCTCGTGAACCAATCGTCGTGAATGTAGGACAAATCAGTGGCGGACACGCGGCCAATGTCGTTCCGGCAGAAGTGAAACTTAGTGGGACGCTGCGAACGTTGTCCGCAGAAAGTGCTATGCGAGCCAGACATCAATTGATGCAAATCTCCGAAGCCTTGGAATTAACTTATTCGGTCACGACTCAGCTAACTTTTGGTACGCACACTCCGCCTGTTGTCAATGACATCAGAGTCAACAGCCTACTTCGGTTCGCTGCATCTAAGATCGTGGGCGATGCCAACGTTCGTGATATCGAACAACCCAGCATGGGTGCCGAGGATTTCGCTTTCTTCGCATCGAAGGTACCAGCGGCCATGATGCGGATAGGAGTCGCGGGAGTGGATGTCGGCTCGCAACCCCTTCACACTCCGACATTCGACATCGATGAGTCAGCTCTTGTTCATGGTGCTGCTGTGTTGGCACTAGCTGCGATCGAACTCTCCACAGGAAACTTACCGTGA
- a CDS encoding pyridoxamine 5'-phosphate oxidase family protein has protein sequence MNTQQKLIDLLQDFDNAMLVTRSDRGELNARPMAVAQLEDDGQIWFVTDIHSGKIADLMLDAEVAVTMQSSSKFVSLSGTAHAVDDRAKLDELWNESWKVWFPEGKASQSITLLRVEPARGEYWDNSGLTGVKYLLKAGKAYLQGERPETDASTNASVSL, from the coding sequence ATGAATACTCAACAAAAACTGATTGACCTGCTTCAAGATTTTGATAACGCCATGCTGGTGACTCGCAGCGATCGAGGTGAGCTTAATGCACGACCAATGGCAGTAGCACAACTGGAAGATGACGGCCAAATTTGGTTCGTCACCGATATTCACTCGGGAAAGATCGCTGACCTCATGCTGGATGCCGAAGTCGCCGTAACGATGCAAAGCTCGAGCAAGTTTGTTTCTTTATCAGGCACCGCACATGCGGTCGATGATCGTGCAAAGCTGGACGAGCTTTGGAACGAATCTTGGAAAGTCTGGTTTCCCGAAGGCAAGGCGAGTCAGTCGATCACTTTGCTGCGGGTGGAGCCTGCTCGTGGAGAGTACTGGGACAACTCTGGGTTAACGGGCGTCAAGTACTTGCTGAAGGCTGGCAAGGCATACCTGCAAGGGGAACGACCAGAAACCGACGCGTCAACCAACGCATCCGTGTCGCTATAA
- a CDS encoding type 1 glutamine amidotransferase domain-containing protein, which produces MNKKSLQGKRIAFLATDGFEQVELTKPWEAVKEAGAEVVLVSPKDGSIQGMHHDEKGDTFEVNQSVHTASAENFDGLVLPGGVANPDSLRTCEDSVSFIRDFFKQHKPVAAICHGPWTLIEADVVRGRTVTSWPSLKTDLKNAGADWVDKECVCDEGLVTSRYPDDLPAFCKKAVEEFAEGRHAKQTV; this is translated from the coding sequence ATGAACAAAAAATCCCTTCAAGGCAAACGAATTGCATTTCTTGCTACCGATGGGTTCGAACAAGTCGAGCTGACCAAGCCTTGGGAAGCCGTCAAAGAAGCCGGTGCGGAAGTCGTTTTGGTTTCGCCCAAAGACGGTTCAATCCAAGGAATGCATCATGACGAAAAGGGCGACACCTTTGAGGTCAATCAGTCGGTCCACACGGCCTCTGCCGAAAATTTCGACGGCCTCGTGTTGCCTGGTGGTGTAGCCAACCCCGACTCATTACGTACCTGCGAAGATTCGGTGAGTTTCATTCGCGACTTCTTCAAGCAGCACAAACCGGTTGCCGCGATCTGCCATGGTCCATGGACGCTCATCGAAGCAGATGTTGTCCGAGGACGAACCGTTACTTCATGGCCCAGCTTGAAAACGGACCTGAAGAATGCCGGGGCTGATTGGGTTGATAAAGAATGCGTGTGTGACGAAGGCTTGGTAACGAGCCGATATCCGGACGACCTGCCAGCTTTCTGCAAGAAGGCGGTTGAAGAATTCGCAGAAGGCAGGCATGCGAAGCAGACCGTTTAG
- a CDS encoding NAD(P)-dependent alcohol dehydrogenase has translation MRATTYEDYGDASVLKIAEVPVPHRLPGQVLIKVQASSVNPIDYRLRRGEMKGLLPFGFPRIPGYDVAGTIADCASDSIFRIGDRVMAFLDHARGGACAEFAVCATDVTAKLPDSMPFDEAAAIPLAGTTALQSLRDHGQIAAGKRVLINGASGGVGAFAIQIAKAYGAIVTAVASGDNESFCVSLGADKFYDYHNTDFTELSKQWDLIFDAAGKSGYFDSRDVLTENGRYVSTEPDVKGMLVTLLTWPLSKSGKVMLAKPNAEDLRELIQLYESGKMSVTIDSRFSLDDVAAAHRRVESGIDRGKVVLINQRPHTEK, from the coding sequence ATGCGTGCAACAACCTATGAAGACTACGGTGATGCGAGTGTTCTAAAAATCGCCGAAGTCCCTGTGCCGCATCGGTTGCCGGGACAAGTTTTGATTAAAGTTCAAGCCTCCAGCGTAAATCCAATCGATTACCGCCTGAGGCGAGGGGAGATGAAGGGTCTACTTCCGTTTGGCTTTCCTCGCATTCCTGGCTATGACGTTGCCGGAACGATTGCGGACTGTGCGTCGGATTCAATCTTTCGAATCGGCGATCGTGTCATGGCGTTCCTCGATCATGCCAGAGGTGGTGCGTGTGCTGAGTTTGCGGTCTGCGCAACCGACGTGACCGCCAAACTACCTGATTCAATGCCCTTCGATGAAGCAGCCGCAATTCCGTTGGCAGGGACAACAGCGCTACAATCACTAAGAGATCACGGCCAGATCGCTGCGGGAAAACGTGTGCTTATCAATGGTGCGAGCGGCGGCGTCGGAGCCTTCGCAATTCAAATCGCCAAAGCGTACGGTGCCATAGTGACCGCAGTCGCAAGCGGCGACAACGAGTCCTTTTGCGTAAGTTTGGGAGCCGACAAGTTTTACGACTACCACAACACAGATTTCACTGAACTTTCCAAGCAGTGGGATCTCATTTTTGACGCGGCTGGAAAGTCGGGGTACTTCGATTCACGCGACGTGCTTACCGAAAACGGTAGATATGTTTCAACGGAGCCTGATGTGAAGGGCATGCTTGTCACGCTGCTAACTTGGCCTCTATCGAAATCCGGCAAAGTCATGCTTGCTAAGCCCAATGCTGAAGATTTGCGTGAGCTAATTCAGCTTTACGAATCGGGAAAGATGTCGGTGACAATTGATAGCCGTTTTTCCCTTGATGATGTTGCAGCAGCACATCGCCGAGTTGAGTCCGGTATCGACCGTGGAAAGGTTGTGTTGATCAACCAACGTCCACACACCGAGAAGTAG
- a CDS encoding glycoside hydrolase family protein — translation MFSETDGSRKTIGDVDVLYHDGLYHLFHLVLPNHDFIAHAVSTDALNWRRVNNALFIGDPGSWDDLMLWTMHVSRDPHHSRRWRMFYTGLSRRDQGNFQRLGMAVSEDLFHWQKTPVHWEDHRGPNDPDRVKRAVKQSRSNQAGPCHAMYDKESCFPLEPDPRHYEASLTEGRHWVSFRDPFYYHDGKDGWLMAAGRVNDGPIVRRGCVALMKEVEPNHFVSQPPLHHPRLYDDVEVPNLIEVDQDHYLIGSIREDAKIRYWHADEIGDPWQSYHDNVLLPQGNYAGRVCRDEKGWLLWNFYSMNLVDRTAENLMPPPKRLVKNNQGLLRAVTFEGIEDYLRESVETKCIHGLIEEGGPHIQNCRVEDGTLDLICKSGFQAFVFDEPLEHFRFQVKISMCGLGKCGLVFRIDPECRDGYYLSLDLLKGVAQLRAWGTGEDGSGEHMMQFKSLQSGFWYSEVREEAAVQLIAFGSYIELSVNGRVVLSLADQSFDTGQLGVYLDTAEVRLSEIKLNRLASPSQSDEHLASG, via the coding sequence ATGTTTTCAGAAACCGATGGCAGCCGGAAGACAATTGGCGATGTAGACGTGCTCTATCACGATGGCCTGTACCATCTCTTTCATTTGGTGTTGCCCAACCATGATTTCATCGCTCACGCCGTCAGCACAGACGCGTTGAATTGGCGAAGAGTTAACAACGCCTTGTTCATTGGTGATCCAGGTAGCTGGGACGACTTGATGCTGTGGACGATGCATGTATCACGAGACCCCCATCACAGCAGGCGTTGGCGGATGTTCTACACAGGGCTATCGCGACGGGACCAAGGGAACTTCCAACGCTTAGGAATGGCAGTAAGTGAGGATCTGTTCCATTGGCAAAAGACTCCAGTCCACTGGGAAGACCATCGCGGTCCAAACGACCCCGACCGGGTAAAACGCGCAGTGAAACAGAGTCGATCAAATCAAGCGGGACCGTGTCATGCAATGTACGACAAAGAAAGTTGCTTCCCCTTGGAACCGGATCCACGCCATTACGAGGCATCGTTGACTGAGGGGCGGCACTGGGTCAGTTTCCGTGACCCGTTCTATTATCACGATGGCAAAGACGGTTGGTTAATGGCGGCTGGACGAGTTAACGATGGGCCAATCGTCCGACGAGGTTGCGTTGCGCTAATGAAGGAAGTGGAACCGAATCATTTCGTCAGCCAACCTCCATTGCACCATCCTCGGTTGTACGACGATGTCGAAGTGCCAAACCTTATCGAGGTGGACCAGGATCACTATTTGATCGGTAGCATTCGCGAGGACGCCAAGATCCGTTATTGGCACGCCGACGAAATCGGTGATCCGTGGCAGTCCTATCACGACAACGTGCTGCTTCCGCAAGGCAACTATGCGGGAAGAGTTTGCCGGGATGAAAAAGGTTGGCTGCTGTGGAATTTCTATTCGATGAATTTGGTAGATCGAACTGCGGAAAATCTAATGCCGCCGCCTAAACGTTTGGTGAAAAACAACCAGGGTTTACTAAGAGCCGTAACTTTCGAGGGGATCGAGGATTATCTAAGGGAGTCTGTCGAAACAAAGTGCATACACGGTTTGATAGAGGAAGGAGGTCCACACATTCAGAACTGCCGTGTCGAAGATGGCACACTTGATCTGATTTGCAAAAGTGGCTTTCAAGCCTTCGTGTTTGATGAACCGCTCGAGCATTTTCGATTTCAGGTCAAAATCAGTATGTGTGGGCTAGGTAAGTGTGGACTCGTGTTTCGGATCGATCCTGAATGCCGAGATGGATACTATCTTTCGCTGGACTTACTCAAGGGGGTCGCGCAATTGCGAGCTTGGGGTACAGGCGAAGACGGTAGTGGAGAACACATGATGCAGTTCAAGTCGCTGCAATCTGGATTTTGGTACTCCGAAGTAAGAGAAGAGGCGGCGGTGCAACTCATTGCGTTTGGTAGCTACATCGAGTTGTCGGTCAATGGGCGGGTGGTGCTGTCACTGGCGGATCAGAGTTTCGACACAGGACAACTGGGCGTTTATC